A genomic window from Purpureocillium takamizusanense chromosome 2, complete sequence includes:
- a CDS encoding uncharacterized protein (EggNog:ENOG503P05K~TransMembrane:7 (i112-130o136-154i297-319o367-385i397-419o454-474i486-506o)~COG:P): MASRDDADEERAAQPAPSRSPSLSSTSMSTASSSFDPERLAQNDGHDQHHHDDDDDDDDDDDSDAPRSQASITSSSHPRVAWLPASHHHQHRSTLEAQLYASHLLSTANSRLFEFGAVLFLAALFPRTLLPMSVYALARSAAAILLAHPVGACIDRRGRLAVVRASIVAQRVAVAASCAVLWAMHVALNAGGAGAGASEAGAASDDAGVGAAVSSADESHRDDSTPQIMLLLLSKRRGSIDGLFAVLCVLACVEKLAAMANLVAVERDWVVVMTEGDEDWRRVVNARMRRIDLFCKLLGPLFISLVTAASTLIAIWTVLGLNVASVLVEYICIARVYKSVPALQRPPPGSTASRSSSADHPSARSSMAASLASRILPISSLPFYVRHPAFLPSFSLALLYLTVLSFSGQMVAFLLSVGYTPLHVGLARTGSTAVELSATWAAPWLVRRVGAVRGGIWSLSCQMVFLAAGLGWFLTAEFEGSPAGRLASATGLAVCVAFSRLGLWGYDLCAQAIVQDVSFPPLFCDQDAVFRQQASPLTNMRATGGGGRVSRHLLDGRGCVPEPL; the protein is encoded by the exons atggcgtcccGCGATGATgcagacgaggagcgcgcggcgcagcctGCACCGTCCCGCAGTCCCAGTCTCTCCTCGACATCGATGTCCacggcgtcatcgtcttTCGATCCCGAGCGCCTGGCTCAGAacgacggccatgaccaacatcatcacgacgacgacgacgacgacgacgacgacgacgacagcgacgctCCACGCTCGCAAGCCTCCATCACGTCCTCGTCCCATCCGCGGGTCGCCTGgctgcccgcctcgcaccaccaccaacaccgcagcacgctcgaggcgcagctcTACGCCTCGCACCTCCTCTCGACGGCCAACTCGCGCCTCTTCGAGTTCGGCGCCgtgctcttcctcgccgcgctcttCCCGCGCACCCTGCTGCCCATGTCCGTctacgccctcgcccgcagcgccgccgccatcctcctcgcccaccccgtcggcgcctgcatcgaccgccgcggccgcctcgccgtcgtgcgcgccagcatcgtcgcccagcgcgtcgccgtggccgcgagctgcgccgTCCTGTGGGCCATGCACGTTGCGCTGaatgctggtggtgctggtgccggtgctTCTGAAGCTGGAGCTGCTTCTGATGATGCTGgggttggtgctgctgtgtcCTCTGCTGATGAAAGCcaccgcgacgacagcaCCCCGCAGATCATGCTGCTACTACTCAGCAAGaggcgcggcagcatcgacggccTCTTTGCCGTGCTGTGCGTGTTGGCGTGCGTGGAGAAgctcgcggccatggcgaacCTCGTGGCCGTGGAGCGCGACTGGGTCGTCGTCATGACCGAGGGGGACGAGGACTGGCGCCGAG TCGTCAACGCCCGCATGCGCCGCATCGATCTCTTTTGCAAGCTTCTCGGGCCCCTCTTCATCTCCCTCGTcacggccgcgtccacgCTGATCGCGATATGgaccgtcctcggcctcaaCGTCGCCTCCGTGCTCGTCGAATACATCTGCATCGCGCGT GTCTACAAGAGCGTCCCGGCCCTCCAACGACCGCCCCCTGGATCTACGGCATCTCGCTCTTCATCGGCCGACCACCCTTCTGCTCGCTcatccatggcggcgtctcTCGCCAGCCGCATCCTCCCCATATCCTCCCTTCCCTTCTACGTCCGCCACCCCGCCTTCCTGCCGTCCTTTTCGCTCGCCCTGCTCTACCTCACCGTGCTGTCCTTTTCCGGGCAAATGGTCGCCTTCCTGCTCTCCGTCGGGTACACGCCGCtgcacgtcggcctcgcgcgcacgggcagcaccgccgtcgagctcagcgccacgtgggcggcgccctggctggtgcgccgcgtcggcgccgtccgcggcggcatctggaGCCTCAGCTGCCAGATggtcttcctcgccgcggggctgggctggttCCTCACCGCCGAGTTCGAgggctcgcccgccggcagGCTCGCGTCCGCGACGGGCCTGGCCGTGTGCGTCGCCTTCAGCAGGCTCGGGCTCTGGGGCTACGACCTGTGTGCCCAGGCGATTGTGCAAGACGTGAGTTTCCCCCCTTTGTTCTGCGATCAAGACGCCGTATTCCGACAACAGGCATCACCACTGACAAACATGCGCGCCACAGGAGGTGGAGGCAGAGTTTCGCGGCACCTTCTCGACGGTCGAGGCTGCGTTCCAGAACCTCTTTGA
- a CDS encoding uncharacterized protein (TransMembrane:10 (o6-27i48-67o87-106i118-140o146-167i188-206o218-241i417-436o464-485i554-578o)~COG:P~EggNog:ENOG503Q36M), which translates to MAVLQQYTYIFAVTTIFAFLDAWNIGANDVANSFATSVSSRSLTLKQAMALASVCEFSGSVAVGARVTDTIRTKIIDPHHYDDAPAVLLLAMMCIIVASSTFLTVATRYGMPVSTTHAVVGGLIGTATASIGIAKVNWSWGGVSQVFVAWAVAPGLAGCLGAALFLFTKLAVLRKPTAVRRAFWSIPFYTFLTVGALTMLVVWKGVQVSDLSTRDVLISIFGAATGGALLQAVFVMPYLWVRIMREDWTLKWYHVFQGIHLLRREPPPPTPYGFVKPQIKDYYQGHLTAEELQYVRASEALLRSVQTPSGEQPPPTADEDKDDELMLPPPAQAPTPRQPESPSSSRRTSHGVDAGLTPPRPAGPSTSLPVVTWKINRFLLRGIEKDVVSMQTRNAVLQWDIADMHSRAARYDNRAEYMYSALQILTAAAASFTHGANDVANAIAPFATAYDVWSRGHVGDMVEVPVWVLCFGGGAIVLGLLTYGYHVMRTLGNRLTLISPSRGFCMELASAVTVLMATRLGLPVSTTQCITGATVGVGLANGDWRCINPKLVGWIYLGWVVTVPATALISGCLMGFMLNAPSWPGR; encoded by the exons ATGGCCGTCCTGCAGCAGTATACCTACATCTTtgccgtcaccaccatctTTGCCTTTCTCGATGCGTGGAACATAG gCGCCAACGATGTGGCCAACTCCTTCGCCacgtccgtctcctcgcgcTCCCTCACCCTCAAGCAGGCCATGGCCCTCGCCTCCGTGTGCGAGTTCtccggcagcgtcgccgtcggggcgcGCGTCACCGACACCATCCGCACCAAGATCATCGACCCGCACCactacgacgacgcgcccgcggtgctgctcctcgccatGATgtgcatcatcgtcgcctcgtccaccttTCTCACCGTCGCCACGCGCTACGGCATGCCCGTCTCGACCACGCACGCCGTGGTCGGCGGGCTCATCggcaccgccacggccagcatcggcatcgcAAAGGTCAACTGGTCCTGGGGCGGCGTGTCGCAGGTCTTCGTGGCCTGGGCCGTGGCGcccgggctggcgggctgcctcggcgcggccctgTTCCTCTTCACCAAGCTTGCCGTCCTGCGGAAGCCGACGGCCGTGAGGCGGGCGTTTTGGTCCATTCCGTTTTACACGTTTCTCACCGTCGGGGCGTTGACCA TGCTGGTCGTCTGGAAAGGGGTGCAGGTCAGCGACCTTTCGACCCGCGACGTCCTCATCAGCATCTTTGGCGcggccaccggcggcgccctcttgcaggccgtcttcgtcatgCCGTATCTATGGGTGCGCATTATGCGAGAGGACTGGACGCTCAAGTGGTATCACGTCTTTCAAGGCATCCATCTCCTCAGGCGTGAACCCCCTCCGCCGACCCCCTACGGCTTCGTCAAGCCTCAGATCAAGGACTACTACCAAGGACACCTCACtgcggaggagctgcagtATGTGCGCGCCTCGGAGGCGCTCCTGCGGTCGGTACAGACGCCCAGCGGGGAGCAGCCCCCTCCGACGGCGGACGaagacaaggacgacgagctcatgctcccgccgccggcgcaggctcCGACCCCACGGCAGCCGgagtcgccctcgagcagccgACGTACCtcgcacggcgtcgacgctgGCCTGACCCCCCCGCGACCCGCGGGCCCGTCCACCAGCCTCCCCGTCGTGACGTGGAAGATCAACCGCTTCCTGCTGCGGGGCATCGAAAAGGACGTGGTGAGCATGCAGACGCGCAACGCGGTGCTCCAGTGGGACATTGCGGATATGcactcgagggcggcgcgatACGACAACCGCGCCGAGTACATGTACTCGGCGCTGCAGATCCtgacggcggctgcggcgtcgttTACGCACGGGGCCAACGACGtggccaacgccatcgcgcCCTTTGCGACGGCCTACGACGTGTGGTCGcgcggccacgtcggcgacaTGGTCGAGGTGCCCGTCTGGGTGCTctgcttcggcggcggcgccatcgtgcTCGGCCTCCTGACCTACGGCTACCACGTCATGCGCACGCTGGGCAACCGCCTGACGCTCATCTCGCCCAGCCGCGGCTTCTGCATGGAGCTCGCGAGCGCCGTCACGGTGCTCATGGCCACGCGCCTGGGCCTGcccgtgtcgacgacgcagtgCATCACCGGCGCGACGGTgggcgtcggcctggccaACGGGGACTGGCGGTGCATCAACCCCAAGCTCGTGGGGTGGATATACCTGGGCTGGGTGGTCACGgtgccggccacggcgctgaTCTCGGGGTGTTTGATGGGCTTTATGCTGAATGCGCCGTCTTGGCCCGGCAGATAG
- a CDS encoding uncharacterized protein (COG:S~EggNog:ENOG503NYH9), with product MATTVKYWIVDIFSTTAFKGNPLAVVDDTDGLLSDTQLKLITRQFNLSETTFFSKPTRPGATYRLRSFLPDGKEVFGAGHNILGAWWFLADSGRLDLGSPTSVDGATGSEEFTVYQELGTEVLPVKILRTKDAAADGGHRMSVSLRQVSPGTHAKHPDPASLAASIGLAPQDVGVAVEAADGGDHVTLVPQVMSTSTTRHLLVPLASVDALNKVVVQKDKLLQQLALVDKSAYGIFLFTPVSPPPPPLSSSTDATPTYRARFFSPGMSSEDPATGSAAGPFSAYLHNHGALTSDGDVAAIEVQQGHRVGRECVIRVELHVRPGAKGDGEALDVDIVGGGTLVADGNMTIPNQFTQF from the coding sequence ATGGCAACAACCGTCAAGTACTGGATCGTCGACATCTTCTCCACCACGGCCTTCAAGGGCAACccccttgccgtcgtggaCGACACTGACGGATTGCTCTCTGACACCCAGCTCAAGCTCATCACTCGCCAATTCAATCTCTCGGAAACGACCTTTTTCTCCAAACCCACGCGCCCTGGTGCGACCTACAGACTGCGCTCCTTCCTTCCCGACGGAAAGGAGGTGTTTGGCGCCGGGCACAACATCTTGGGCGCTTGGTGGTTCCTCGCCGATTCGGGGCGGCTGGACCTCGGCTCGCCTACCTCTGTGGATGGTGCCACTGGGAGCGAGGAGTTCACCGTGTACCAGGAGCTGGGAACGGAGGTCTTACCGGTCAAGATCTTGCGCACCAAGGACGCAGCCGCGGATGGAGGTCACCGAATGTCCGTGTCGCTGAGGCAGGTCTCGCCAGGGACGCATGCGAAGCACCCTGACCCTGCGAGCCTGGCGGCCAGCATCGGGCTCGCACCTCaagacgtcggcgtcgccgtcgaggctgccgacggcggtgaccACGTCACGCTGGTGCCGCAGgtcatgtcgacgtcgacgacgcgccatctcctcgtcccgcTCGCCTCGGTGGACGCACTGAACAAGGTGGTCGTGCAAAAGGACAagctcctgcagcagctcgcacTCGTCGACAAGTCGGCCTACGGGATCTTTCTCTTCAcgcccgtgtcgccgccgccgccaccgctgtCGTCCTCGACAGACGCCACCCCGACGTACCGCGCCCGCTTCTTCAGCCCCGGCATGTCGTCCGAGGACCCAGCCACGGGCAGCGCTGCAGGCCCCTTCTCGGCGTACTTGCATAACCACGGGGCGCTGACGTCGGACGGAGACGTCGCGGCAATCGAGGTTCAGCAGGGCCACAGGGTTGGAAGAGAGTGCGTCATCCGCGTCGAGCTCCATGTCCGGCCTGGCGCCAAgggggacggcgaggcgttGGATGTCGACATCGTAGGCGGGGGCACGCTCGTGGCTGACGGGAACATGACAATTCCCAACCAGTTCACGCAATTTTGA
- a CDS encoding uncharacterized protein (EggNog:ENOG503P05K~COG:P~TransMembrane:8 (i112-130o136-154i297-319o367-385i397-419o454-474i486-506o554-575i)), whose amino-acid sequence MASRDDADEERAAQPAPSRSPSLSSTSMSTASSSFDPERLAQNDGHDQHHHDDDDDDDDDDDSDAPRSQASITSSSHPRVAWLPASHHHQHRSTLEAQLYASHLLSTANSRLFEFGAVLFLAALFPRTLLPMSVYALARSAAAILLAHPVGACIDRRGRLAVVRASIVAQRVAVAASCAVLWAMHVALNAGGAGAGASEAGAASDDAGVGAAVSSADESHRDDSTPQIMLLLLSKRRGSIDGLFAVLCVLACVEKLAAMANLVAVERDWVVVMTEGDEDWRRVVNARMRRIDLFCKLLGPLFISLVTAASTLIAIWTVLGLNVASVLVEYICIARVYKSVPALQRPPPGSTASRSSSADHPSARSSMAASLASRILPISSLPFYVRHPAFLPSFSLALLYLTVLSFSGQMVAFLLSVGYTPLHVGLARTGSTAVELSATWAAPWLVRRVGAVRGGIWSLSCQMVFLAAGLGWFLTAEFEGSPAGRLASATGLAVCVAFSRLGLWGYDLCAQAIVQDEVEAEFRGTFSTVEAAFQNLFELLSFASTIVFSRPDQFRWPVVISTAAVYIAGGLYACFVRRRRGHLFHAPPCMRVKAERPADYLVDEDLF is encoded by the exons atggcgtcccGCGATGATgcagacgaggagcgcgcggcgcagcctGCACCGTCCCGCAGTCCCAGTCTCTCCTCGACATCGATGTCCacggcgtcatcgtcttTCGATCCCGAGCGCCTGGCTCAGAacgacggccatgaccaacatcatcacgacgacgacgacgacgacgacgacgacgacgacagcgacgctCCACGCTCGCAAGCCTCCATCACGTCCTCGTCCCATCCGCGGGTCGCCTGgctgcccgcctcgcaccaccaccaacaccgcagcacgctcgaggcgcagctcTACGCCTCGCACCTCCTCTCGACGGCCAACTCGCGCCTCTTCGAGTTCGGCGCCgtgctcttcctcgccgcgctcttCCCGCGCACCCTGCTGCCCATGTCCGTctacgccctcgcccgcagcgccgccgccatcctcctcgcccaccccgtcggcgcctgcatcgaccgccgcggccgcctcgccgtcgtgcgcgccagcatcgtcgcccagcgcgtcgccgtggccgcgagctgcgccgTCCTGTGGGCCATGCACGTTGCGCTGaatgctggtggtgctggtgccggtgctTCTGAAGCTGGAGCTGCTTCTGATGATGCTGgggttggtgctgctgtgtcCTCTGCTGATGAAAGCcaccgcgacgacagcaCCCCGCAGATCATGCTGCTACTACTCAGCAAGaggcgcggcagcatcgacggccTCTTTGCCGTGCTGTGCGTGTTGGCGTGCGTGGAGAAgctcgcggccatggcgaacCTCGTGGCCGTGGAGCGCGACTGGGTCGTCGTCATGACCGAGGGGGACGAGGACTGGCGCCGAG TCGTCAACGCCCGCATGCGCCGCATCGATCTCTTTTGCAAGCTTCTCGGGCCCCTCTTCATCTCCCTCGTcacggccgcgtccacgCTGATCGCGATATGgaccgtcctcggcctcaaCGTCGCCTCCGTGCTCGTCGAATACATCTGCATCGCGCGT GTCTACAAGAGCGTCCCGGCCCTCCAACGACCGCCCCCTGGATCTACGGCATCTCGCTCTTCATCGGCCGACCACCCTTCTGCTCGCTcatccatggcggcgtctcTCGCCAGCCGCATCCTCCCCATATCCTCCCTTCCCTTCTACGTCCGCCACCCCGCCTTCCTGCCGTCCTTTTCGCTCGCCCTGCTCTACCTCACCGTGCTGTCCTTTTCCGGGCAAATGGTCGCCTTCCTGCTCTCCGTCGGGTACACGCCGCtgcacgtcggcctcgcgcgcacgggcagcaccgccgtcgagctcagcgccacgtgggcggcgccctggctggtgcgccgcgtcggcgccgtccgcggcggcatctggaGCCTCAGCTGCCAGATggtcttcctcgccgcggggctgggctggttCCTCACCGCCGAGTTCGAgggctcgcccgccggcagGCTCGCGTCCGCGACGGGCCTGGCCGTGTGCGTCGCCTTCAGCAGGCTCGGGCTCTGGGGCTACGACCTGTGTGCCCAGGCGATTGTGCAAGAC GAGGTGGAGGCAGAGTTTCGCGGCACCTTCTCGACGGTCGAGGCTGCGTTCCAGAACCTCTTTGAGCTGCTGTCGTTTGCATCGACCATTGTCTTCTCCCGGCCGGACCAGTTCCGGtggcccgtcgtcatcagcacggcggccgtgtaCATCGCGGGGGGGCTGTACGCATGCTttgtgcggcggcgtcgcgggcatCTCTTCCACGCACCGCCGTGCATGAGGGTCAAGGCAGAGCGGCCAGCGGACTACTTGGTCGATGAGGACCTTTTCTGA
- a CDS encoding Inorganic diphosphatase (EggNog:ENOG503PAA9~COG:C~SECRETED:SignalP(1-19~SECRETED:cutsite=VLG-TS~SECRETED:prob=0.4094)), whose protein sequence is MLSVQSLAWLAIAPCLVLGTSIAPRNGGDFDIKSLSLREVGARNTLDWRMWLEKDGSPISFWHDIPLYPNKTDDSIVHFYVEIPRWTDAKIETKRNEPLNPIFHDDKKKKPRFVASVWPHRSYPFLYGSFPQTWENSNVKHNISGLPGDNDPMDVFDISGLDPGYVGQVRKVKVLGGLAMIDDGTTDWKAIVINVDDPLSKIVNNLEDLEKYRPGLKKQFYDWFTYYKVVKGDGLNTIVGNDYKDAAYMRGAIAESHGFWRDLILGKEKHDKISTRQTSNPRACKSYIPSANATKEFGIPEKSNVLPPAEKPKQYDYWYYLDKDFNVIPGQVIDVQ, encoded by the exons ATGTTGTCCGTCCAATCcctcgcctggctggccatTGCGCCTTGCCTCGTTCTGGGAACGTCGATTGCTCCGAGGAACGGCGGCGACTTTGACATCAAGTCGTTGAGCCTGCGAGAGGTCGGCGCTCGCAATACGCTG GACTGGCGCATGTGGCTCGAAAAGGACGGCAGCCCCATCTCCTTCTGGCACGACATTCCTCTCTACCCGAACAAGACCGACGACAGCATCGTCCACTTTTACGTCGAGATTCCTCGCTGGACGGACGCCAAGATTGAGACGAAGCGCAACGAGCCTCTGA ACCCCATCTTCCACGACGACAAGAAAAAGAAGCCGAGGTTCGTCGCCAGCGTCTGGCCGCACCGGTCGTACCCGTTCCTGTACGGCTCGTTCCCGCAGACCTGGGAGAACTCGAATGTGAAGCACAACATCTCGGGCCTGCCGGGCGACAATGACCCCATGGACGTGTTTGACATTAGCGGCTTGGA CCCGGGGTACGTCGGGCAAGTGAGAAAAGTCAAGGTTCTGGGCGGCCTGGCCATGATTGAC GACGGCACCACGGATTGGAAGGCCATTGTTATCAACGTCGATGACCCGCTCTCGAAAATCGTCAACA ACCTAGAGGACCTCGAAAAGTATCGCCCTGGTCTGAAGAAGCAGTTCTACGACTGGTTCACG TATTACAAAGTCGTcaagggcgacggcctcaaCACCATCGTCGGCAACGACTACAAAGACGCCGCGTACATGCGCGGGGCCATTGCCGAGAGCCACGGGTTCTGGCGTGACCTCATCCTCGGCAAGGAAAAGCACGACAAGATCAGCACGCGGCAGACGTCGAACCCGCGCGCGTGCAAGAGCTACATCCCCAGCGCGAACGCGACCAAGGAGTTTGGCATCCCCGAAAAGTCCAACGTCCTGCCCCCGGCGGAGAAGCCCAAGCAGTACGACTACTGGTACTATCTCGACAAGGACTTTAACGTGATTCCCGGGCAGGTCATTGACGTCCAGTAG
- a CDS encoding uncharacterized protein (COG:S~BUSCO:EOG09265K4K~EggNog:ENOG503P4ME), with protein sequence MPPRLSLLLPLLPPAARPRPHRLPVLSLAPLANAPGRRPSSSFTPRPSPPKLPADQQAEFERLQRAAAVSSAFQQTPSASATPPSTQQPRHATNPVDAASSSAAATNSASSSSSGSNSDADVNQGMFRGAPPEFDGDVNPKTGEVGGPKNEPLRWGGGGDWSYNGRVTDF encoded by the coding sequence atgcctcctcgcctctccctcctcctccccctcctcccgccagcagcgcgcccgcgcccgcaccgcctccccgtcctctccctcgcgcccctcgcgaacgcccccggccgccgcccttcctcgtccttcaccccgcgcccctcgccccctAAACTCCCCGCCGACCAGCAAGCCGAGTtcgagcgcctgcagcgcgccgccgccgtgtcctcCGCCTTCCAACAGACCCCCTCCGCCTctgccacgccgccgagcacgcaGCAGCCCCGGCACGCCACCAaccccgtcgacgcggcatcgtcctctgccgccgctacgaacagcgccagcagcagcagcagcggcagcaacagcgaCGCAGACGTCAACCAGGGCATGTTCCGCGGCGCCCCGCCCGAGTTCGATGGCGACGTGAAccccaagacgggcgaggtcggcgggcCCAAGAACGAACCCCTCCGAtggggtggcggcggcgattggAGCTACAACGGGCGCGTCACCGACTTTTGA